In the genome of Gadus morhua chromosome 14, gadMor3.0, whole genome shotgun sequence, one region contains:
- the abcb10 gene encoding ATP-binding cassette sub-family B member 10, mitochondrial — protein MRLLFDISRCTSGVHLLKRTINHSSVHRCLLLDHRKSHAAGLHVWSNGTGKPSPENVTHRGHRRSTVSVLPYSALGVLFRDCMRSQLLLEKPWTAGHTSVVFKSSSAASSKETTIKTPVESGSGQPPTTLPLDDVKRILKLAYPERLRLSAAIGFLTVSSAVTMSAPFFLGRVIDTIYTTGSDTETMAVSLTSLCAVLTGVFLCGGAANAARVYLMQISGQQIVRNLRTALFSSILRQEVAFFDRSRTGELINRLSSDTTMVGHSITDNLSDGLRAVAQAAAGVSMMFYISPSLAGFVLMVVPPMVLLALVYGRYLRAISKRTQDALAEATQLAEERISNVRTVRAFGKELSEVRSYTEKTDFVLSLAKKEAVLRAGFFGITGLSGNLMILAVLYKGGLLMANQHMTMGELSSFLMYAFWVGISIAGMSSFYSELMKGLGAGTRLWELLDRKPEFSIDEGSVIPADQLKGRLEFSDVTFSYPTRKEAPIFSDLSLLVPAGSVMAVVGSSGSGKSTLVSLLLRLYDPDAGTITIDGRALRDLNPHWLRSQIGTVSQEPVLFSCSIRDNITYGAVEPASVTAEEVYRAARMANAHGFIQDFPQGFDTVVGEKGVLLSGGQKQRIAIARALLKNPKILLLDEATSALDAENEFLVQEALERLMEGRTVVIIAHRLSTIQNADAVAVLDSQRVVECGRRADLLADRHGLFRKLMDKQAFLHEVQREALH, from the exons ATGCGACTTTTATTTGATATATCGAGATGCACCAGTGGGGTGCATTTACTGAAACGCACAATCAACCACTCCAGTGTACATAGATGTTTATTGTTAGACCACAGGAAGAGTCATGCTGCTGGACTACATGTTTGGAGCAATGGGACTGGAAAACCATCACCAGAGAATGTGACTCATCGGGGTCACCGCCGTAGCACTGTATCAGTACTGCCATATAGCGCACTTGGGGTTCTCTTTCGAGATTGCATGCGATCGCAACTGTTGCTTGAAAAGCCATGGACGGCAGGGCACACATCAGTGGTGTTCAAGAGCTCTTCGGCTGCCTCCTCAAAAGAAACCACAATAAAAACACCAGTGGAGAGTGGCAGTGGCCAACCTCCGACAACCCTTCCCTTGGATGACGTGAAAAGGATTCTGAAACTCGCTTATCCTGAGAGACTGAGATTGTCGG CCGCAATAGGCTTCCTGACCGTATCCAGTGCAGTGACGATGTCCGCCCCGTTCTTCTTGGGCCGGGTCATCGACACCATTTACACCACTGGCTCCGACACGGAGACCATGGCAGTGTCCCTGACCTCGCTATGCGCGGTGCTGACTGGAGTGTTCCTCTGCGGCGGAGCAGCCAACGCTGCCAGAGTTTACCTCATGCAGATCTCAG GACAACAGATCGTCCGGAACCTCCGCACTGCTCTGTTCTCCTCCATCCTCAGGCAGGAAGTGGCGTTCTTTGACCGCTCCCGCACCGGCGAGCTTATCAACCGCCTGTCGTCCGACACTACGATGGTCGGCCACTCCATCACCGACAACCTATCGGATGGACTGAGGGCTGTTGCCCAGGCAGCGGCTGGGGTCAGCAtgatg TTCTACATCTCCCCCAGTCTAGCGGGCTTTGTTCTGATGGTGGTTCCTCCCATGGTTCTGCTGGCTTTGGTCTATGGCCGATACCTACGTGCCATCTCCAAGCGCACCCAGGATGCTCTGGCAGAGGCCACACAG TTGGCAGAGGAGCGTATCAGCAACGTGCGCACGGTCCGGGCGTTTGGTAAAGAGCTCTCTGAAGTCAGGAGCTACACCGAGAAGACTGACTTCGTTCTCAGCCTGGCCAAGAAGGAGGCTGTACTGAGAGCTGGCTTCTTTGGaata ACAGGTCTGAGTGGCAATCTGATGATCCTCGCCGTGCTCTACAAAGGAGGCCTGCTTATGGCCAATCAGCACATGACCATGGGGGAGCTTTCCTCCTTCCTGATGTACGCCTTCTGGGTCGGCATCAGCATCGCAG GTATGAGTTCCTTCTACTCTGAGCTGATGAAGGGCCTGGGAGCTGGCACAAGGCTCTGGGAGCTTCTGGACAGGAAGCCAGAGTTCTCAATAGATG AGGGCTCGGTGATCCCAGCAGACCAGCTCAAGGGCCGGCTGGAGTTCAGTGATGTCACCTTCTCCTACCCCACCCGCAAGGAGGCCCCTATCTTCAGTGACCTCAGCCTGCTGGTACCGGCCGGGTCCGTCATGGCAGTGGTGGGATCCAGCGGCTCCGGGAAGTCCACCCTGGTGTCTCTGTTGCTCCGTCTCTACGACCCAGACGCAG GGACCATCACGATAGACGGGCGGGCCCTGAGGGATCTGAATCCTCATTGGCTGAGGAGTCAGATTGGAACCGTCAGTCAG gAGCCAGTGTTGTTCTCTTGCTCCATCAGGGACAACATAACGTACGGGGCGGTGGAGCCGGCCTCCGTGACCGCGGAGGAGGTGTACAGAGCAGCCAGGATGGCCAACGCACACGGCTTCATCCAGGACTTCCCCCAGGGCTTTGACACCGtggtgggggagaagggggtgCTGCTGTCAG GTGGTCAAAAACAGAGGATCGCTATCGCCCGGGCTCTGCTCAAG AACCCAAAGATCCTACTTTTGGATGAGGCCACCAG TGCGTTGGATGCAGAGAATGAGTTCCTCGTTCAGGAGGCCTTGGAGCGTCTGATGGaag GCCGGACGGTGGTGATCATCGCTCACCGTCTGTCCACCATCCAGAACGCGGACGCGGTCGCCGTGCTGGACTCACAGCGCGTGGTAGAGTGCGGCCGACGCGCAGACCTGCTCGCCGACAGACACGGACTGTTCCGGAAACTCATGGATAAACAGGCCTTTCTGCACGAGGTGCAGAGGGAGGCCCTACACTGA